In Paenibacillus sonchi, a single genomic region encodes these proteins:
- the pheS gene encoding phenylalanine--tRNA ligase subunit alpha, producing the protein MKEKLEALKVEALAKLQEVTDPQLLNDLRVKYLGKKGELTEVLRGMGGLSAEERPVIGQVANLVRSAIEEIISTKQEAFQQQETLNRLNAEKVDVTLPGRRLPQGGIHPVSRVVREIEDIFIGMGYRVAEGPEVETDYYNFEALNLPKNHPARDMQDSFYLTEDILMRTQTSPVQIRTMQAMKGETPVKIICPGKVFRRDDDDATHSFQFHQIEGLVIGRHIRMSDLKGTLQQFVQEMFGPNTGIRLRPSFFPFTEPSVEVDVSCFKCGGHGCRLCKQSGWLEILGAGMVHPNVLEKGGYDPAEYSGFAFGMGVERVAMLKYGIDDIRYFYTNDMAFVKQFKGI; encoded by the coding sequence ATGAAGGAAAAGCTTGAAGCATTGAAGGTCGAAGCATTGGCGAAGCTGCAGGAAGTTACCGATCCGCAGCTTCTGAATGATTTGCGCGTAAAGTATCTGGGGAAAAAAGGTGAACTTACAGAAGTCCTGCGCGGCATGGGCGGGCTCAGCGCGGAGGAGCGCCCGGTGATCGGCCAGGTGGCCAATCTGGTGCGGAGCGCCATTGAGGAGATTATCAGCACGAAGCAGGAGGCCTTCCAGCAGCAGGAAACGCTAAACCGGCTGAACGCTGAAAAGGTAGACGTAACCCTGCCGGGCCGCAGACTGCCGCAAGGCGGGATTCACCCTGTGAGCCGGGTCGTCCGGGAAATCGAGGATATTTTCATCGGAATGGGCTACCGGGTGGCTGAAGGTCCGGAGGTAGAAACGGATTATTATAACTTTGAAGCGCTCAACCTGCCGAAGAACCACCCGGCCCGCGACATGCAGGATTCCTTCTATTTGACGGAGGATATCCTGATGCGCACACAGACCTCTCCGGTGCAGATCCGCACCATGCAGGCGATGAAGGGGGAAACACCCGTCAAAATCATCTGCCCGGGCAAGGTATTCCGCCGCGATGACGACGATGCGACCCACTCCTTCCAGTTCCACCAGATCGAAGGTCTTGTAATCGGCCGCCATATCCGCATGAGCGATCTGAAGGGCACGCTGCAGCAGTTCGTGCAGGAAATGTTCGGACCCAACACAGGCATCCGCCTGCGTCCAAGTTTCTTCCCGTTCACGGAGCCTAGTGTTGAGGTGGATGTGAGCTGCTTCAAATGCGGCGGCCACGGCTGCCGCCTTTGCAAGCAGAGCGGCTGGCTGGAGATTCTCGGCGCAGGCATGGTTCATCCGAACGTGCTGGAAAAGGGCGGCTATGATCCTGCCGAGTACAGCGGCTTTGCCTTCGGTATGGGCGTGGAGCGGGTTGCAATGCTGAAATACGGCATCGATGACATCCGCTATTTCTACACGAACGATATGGCGTTTGTGAAGCAGTTCAAGGGGATTTAG
- the pheT gene encoding phenylalanine--tRNA ligase subunit beta, translating into MKVSTSWLADYISLEGVTAAELADRITTAGIEIDGVERRNKGLSGIVVGYVKSKEKHPDADKLNVCIVDAGQGEDLQIVCGAKNVAAGQKVPVALVGAKLPGLEIKKAKLRGVLSQGMICSAKELGLNDKLLPKELQEGILVLPENTDIGQDILKVLGLNDEILDFDLTPNRSDCLSMIGAAYEVSAILGRDLKLPDPAADLVEAGGLASDSISVKIENEDYCKHYSVRYISGVKPAPSPLWIQNRLMAAGVRPINNIVDITNYVMLEYGQPLHAFDGDKVEGGVLGVRFAREGELLTTLDGQERKLEPQMLVIADGAGKAVALAGVMGGLETEVTEATVNLVLESAKFDGGTVRKTSRQLGLRSEASLRFEKEVDPNAVIPALDRAAALIARYAGGTVHTGIMQAGTAAAEEKVLTLSLEKLNRYLGTDLSLLEVKTLLTRLHFKCGDADQGLVEVQVPTRRGDISYDVDLIEEVARLYGYDNIPTTLIEGVTTPGALTSRQFQRRELRRLLADGGFQEVMGYSFIQPEQSKLFPALADGLLPVKLAMPMSEERSVLRTSLIPQLLDIARYNTNRRQSDLALFEIGNVFFTDEEQLTRQPRELPVLGLLLSGSRASKQWNVEEQPVDFFDLKGALETVFNYLGLGDSVSYEGDAPENYHPGRSASIYLQGPEGRMKLGTLGQLHPELQRELDLEDTYVAELLLQPLYSAARTNLQYTELQRFPGMERDIAVVVDSAVPAGHLLASIRENGGTLLQNVQVFDVYTGGKMESGKKSIAISLLYRHTDHTLTDEEVVEVHDKVVSALQQTFGAELRK; encoded by the coding sequence ATGAAAGTATCAACCTCCTGGCTCGCGGATTATATCTCGCTTGAAGGCGTGACCGCAGCTGAGCTGGCAGATAGAATCACCACCGCCGGCATCGAGATCGACGGTGTGGAGCGCCGCAATAAAGGCCTTTCCGGCATTGTTGTCGGCTATGTGAAATCGAAAGAAAAGCACCCTGACGCCGACAAGCTGAATGTGTGCATCGTGGACGCCGGACAGGGCGAGGATCTGCAGATTGTCTGCGGAGCCAAGAATGTAGCCGCAGGCCAAAAGGTTCCGGTTGCCCTGGTGGGCGCCAAGCTGCCGGGCCTGGAGATCAAGAAGGCCAAGCTTCGCGGCGTGCTGTCGCAGGGCATGATCTGTTCCGCTAAAGAGCTGGGCCTTAATGACAAGCTGCTCCCTAAGGAGCTTCAGGAAGGTATTCTGGTACTGCCCGAGAACACGGATATTGGCCAGGATATACTGAAGGTGCTGGGTCTGAACGACGAGATCCTGGATTTCGATCTGACCCCGAACCGTTCCGATTGCCTCAGCATGATCGGGGCCGCTTATGAAGTGAGTGCGATTCTGGGCCGTGACCTCAAGCTGCCGGATCCGGCAGCGGACTTGGTAGAAGCAGGCGGTTTAGCCTCTGACTCCATCTCGGTCAAGATCGAGAATGAAGATTACTGCAAGCATTACTCAGTGCGCTATATTTCCGGGGTGAAGCCTGCCCCGTCACCGCTCTGGATTCAGAACCGCCTGATGGCGGCGGGTGTGCGTCCGATCAATAACATTGTGGATATTACCAACTATGTGATGCTGGAGTACGGACAGCCGCTGCATGCGTTCGACGGCGATAAAGTGGAAGGTGGAGTGCTGGGTGTGCGGTTTGCCCGCGAAGGCGAGCTGCTGACCACGCTTGACGGGCAGGAACGCAAGCTGGAGCCGCAGATGCTGGTTATTGCCGACGGTGCCGGCAAGGCTGTGGCTCTGGCCGGAGTCATGGGCGGTCTGGAGACGGAAGTAACGGAAGCTACCGTGAACCTTGTTCTGGAATCAGCCAAGTTCGACGGAGGAACGGTCCGTAAAACCTCGCGCCAGCTGGGCCTGCGCTCCGAAGCTTCCCTCCGCTTCGAGAAGGAAGTTGATCCGAATGCCGTGATCCCCGCATTGGACCGTGCCGCTGCCCTGATTGCCCGTTATGCCGGAGGCACTGTGCACACGGGGATTATGCAGGCCGGGACTGCGGCTGCGGAGGAGAAGGTGCTGACCTTATCCCTGGAGAAGCTGAACCGTTATCTCGGTACAGACCTGTCGCTGCTGGAAGTGAAAACCTTGCTGACCCGTCTGCACTTCAAGTGCGGAGATGCGGATCAAGGGCTCGTCGAGGTGCAGGTGCCGACAAGACGCGGTGATATCAGCTATGATGTCGATTTGATTGAAGAAGTCGCCCGTTTATACGGCTATGACAATATTCCTACAACCCTGATTGAGGGTGTGACTACACCGGGAGCATTGACCAGCCGGCAGTTCCAGCGCCGTGAATTGCGGCGCCTGCTGGCAGATGGGGGCTTCCAGGAGGTTATGGGGTATTCCTTCATTCAGCCGGAACAGAGCAAGCTGTTCCCGGCACTTGCGGATGGCCTTCTACCGGTGAAGCTGGCGATGCCGATGAGCGAGGAACGCAGCGTTCTGCGCACCAGCCTGATTCCCCAGCTGCTGGACATTGCCCGCTATAATACGAACCGCCGCCAAAGTGATCTGGCGCTGTTCGAGATCGGGAATGTCTTCTTCACGGACGAAGAGCAGCTGACCCGCCAGCCGCGTGAATTGCCGGTGCTGGGCCTTTTGCTGAGCGGCAGCCGGGCATCCAAGCAGTGGAATGTGGAAGAGCAGCCTGTGGATTTCTTCGACCTGAAAGGTGCGCTGGAAACCGTGTTTAACTATCTGGGCCTTGGCGACAGCGTAAGCTATGAAGGCGATGCGCCGGAGAATTACCACCCGGGCCGTTCCGCCTCCATCTATTTGCAGGGCCCTGAAGGGCGCATGAAGCTGGGAACCCTCGGCCAGCTCCATCCGGAATTGCAGCGTGAGCTGGACCTGGAAGATACCTACGTGGCCGAGCTGCTGCTTCAGCCGCTCTACAGCGCCGCACGCACCAATCTGCAGTACACTGAGCTGCAGCGCTTCCCGGGAATGGAGCGGGATATCGCTGTTGTAGTGGATTCCGCAGTGCCTGCCGGGCACCTGCTGGCTTCCATCCGTGAGAACGGCGGGACTCTGCTGCAAAACGTTCAGGTATTCGATGTGTATACAGGCGGCAAGATGGAGAGCGGCAAGAAAAGCATAGCCATTTCGCTGCTGTACCGTCATACTGACCATACACTGACCGACGAAGAGGTTGTAGAGGTGCATGACAAGGTAGTTTCCGCACTTCAGCAAACTTTTGGCGCAGAATTAAGAAAGTAG
- the tnpA gene encoding IS200/IS605 family transposase → MAQPKWMCKYPIVFTPKYRRKVIYNQYKESIRDILKQLCGYKGVEIIEGHLMPDHIHMLVSIPPKMSVSSFMGYLKGKSALMIFDKHANLKYKYGNRHFWAEGYYVSTVGLNEATIKKYIQEQESHDIALDKLSVKEYENPFKG, encoded by the coding sequence ATGGCACAACCCAAGTGGATGTGCAAGTACCCTATCGTATTCACCCCAAAGTATAGACGAAAGGTGATCTACAATCAATACAAAGAAAGTATCCGAGATATCCTAAAGCAACTCTGTGGCTACAAAGGAGTAGAGATTATCGAAGGACACCTCATGCCCGATCATATTCATATGTTGGTGAGTATTCCACCGAAAATGAGCGTCTCGAGTTTTATGGGATATCTGAAAGGGAAAAGTGCGCTCATGATCTTCGATAAGCATGCAAACTTGAAGTATAAGTACGGGAATCGCCATTTTTGGGCAGAAGGGTACTATGTAAGCACGGTAGGTCTCAATGAAGCAACGATTAAAAAGTATATCCAGGAGCAGGAAAGTCACGATATTGCACTGGATAAGCTGAGTGTGAAAGAGTATGAAAACCCCTTTAAGGGGTAG
- a CDS encoding cytochrome c oxidase subunit II → MIRRFAMLLSIGSLLILAACGGTGNNTGTANNKDGAAEAGLTADEELMISATNYSFDQKEYHLKKGVPVNIVFKNESGNHGILVPELNLRLDGKDSSQVIVPEEAGTFEMTCAIMCGSGHSGMSAKVIVE, encoded by the coding sequence ATGATCCGAAGATTTGCCATGCTGCTGTCCATCGGCTCCCTGCTTATTCTCGCGGCTTGCGGCGGGACAGGCAATAACACCGGGACCGCAAACAACAAGGATGGAGCAGCTGAAGCCGGCCTCACCGCAGACGAGGAACTCATGATTTCGGCAACCAATTACAGCTTTGACCAAAAAGAATACCATTTGAAAAAAGGGGTTCCGGTCAATATTGTGTTTAAAAATGAAAGCGGCAATCATGGCATCCTTGTTCCGGAGCTGAACCTGCGGCTGGACGGAAAAGATTCCTCACAGGTCATTGTCCCGGAGGAAGCCGGAACGTTCGAAATGACCTGTGCGATCATGTGCGGCTCAGGCCACAGCGGCATGAGCGCCAAGGTGATTGTCGAGTAG
- a CDS encoding GGDEF domain-containing protein produces the protein MSNHVIEVRSILLPSKGHLFIGCNLMIVIAMTTAEMWLRSTSLYHKQAVVVCGFAVSYLMYFVLEPFVDGAQMTLMMPIMISLVYFDQRLLNALGAFSLLFYAAIYLGLEQRLLDKPLLEFLMVECVFIVFVVMAQAVIIRAREVREHLEQLTKSEQELMVERAISDKLLKIDALTGLYNHKTFHEYLVSLLEQCESNGLRLQLALFDIDNFKRVNDTYGHWVGDLVLKEVAAKVGGLIGLNDFAARYGGEEFAVIFTDKSIHEAYAAAEELRLKIAAMEHPYAGGKPITVSIGLCDYQLGDGKEKLFRKTDHALYAAKHSGKNAVVTASAAHDDDNILSYA, from the coding sequence TTGTCGAATCATGTCATTGAAGTCAGATCCATCCTGCTTCCCAGTAAAGGCCATTTGTTCATCGGCTGCAATCTGATGATTGTGATTGCCATGACCACGGCGGAAATGTGGCTGCGGTCGACCTCGCTGTACCACAAGCAGGCGGTTGTGGTCTGCGGATTTGCGGTCTCTTATCTGATGTATTTTGTGCTTGAGCCATTTGTCGACGGTGCACAGATGACTCTTATGATGCCTATAATGATTTCACTTGTCTATTTTGACCAGCGGCTGCTTAATGCTCTGGGAGCCTTCAGCCTGCTGTTCTATGCCGCGATTTATTTGGGGCTGGAGCAGAGGCTGCTGGACAAGCCGCTGCTGGAGTTTCTGATGGTGGAATGTGTGTTTATCGTGTTCGTTGTCATGGCCCAGGCGGTTATCATCCGTGCCCGTGAGGTGCGCGAGCATCTGGAGCAGCTGACCAAGTCCGAGCAGGAGCTGATGGTGGAGCGGGCGATTTCCGACAAGCTTCTGAAGATTGACGCGCTGACTGGACTGTACAACCATAAGACCTTTCACGAATATCTGGTTTCGCTGCTGGAGCAGTGTGAGAGCAATGGCCTCAGGCTGCAGCTCGCATTGTTCGATATAGATAACTTCAAGCGGGTGAATGATACCTACGGCCACTGGGTCGGGGACCTTGTATTGAAGGAGGTTGCAGCCAAGGTAGGCGGATTGATCGGGTTAAATGATTTTGCGGCCAGATACGGCGGGGAAGAATTTGCGGTTATTTTTACGGATAAAAGCATTCACGAAGCCTACGCCGCTGCCGAGGAACTGCGTCTGAAGATTGCGGCGATGGAGCATCCTTATGCCGGGGGCAAGCCGATTACCGTCAGTATCGGGTTATGCGACTACCAGCTCGGGGACGGCAAGGAGAAACTGTTCCGCAAGACGGACCATGCCTTGTATGCCGCCAAACATTCGGGTAAGAATGCCGTAGTTACTGCTTCCGCTGCCCATGACGATGACAATATTCTCTCCTATGCCTAA
- a CDS encoding phage holin family protein encodes MRFLGHVVRFIVAAIVLMVVGWIVPQFTVGGFWSALVLALVIALLGWVIEGIFGKKTTPFGRGIVGFLVSALVIWIAQFIVSGVSVTVLGALLAALVIGIIDLFLPVSTPFEAGK; translated from the coding sequence GTGAGATTTTTAGGTCATGTGGTCCGTTTTATCGTGGCAGCGATTGTGCTGATGGTGGTTGGCTGGATTGTTCCGCAGTTTACGGTTGGCGGTTTCTGGAGCGCGCTTGTTCTTGCCCTGGTCATCGCACTTCTCGGCTGGGTGATTGAGGGCATCTTCGGCAAAAAAACAACGCCCTTCGGCCGAGGCATCGTCGGCTTCCTGGTCAGCGCACTGGTCATTTGGATTGCCCAGTTCATCGTGAGCGGTGTCAGCGTCACCGTCCTTGGAGCACTTCTGGCAGCACTGGTCATTGGGATTATCGACCTGTTCCTGCCGGTATCCACACCGTTTGAAGCCGGGAAATAA
- a CDS encoding endonuclease MutS2 — protein sequence MDDKILHTLEYRKILNKLTQYTQTPMGRLEAESLKPSGDFEGVKKLLQATDEAANVDRLKGIPSFGGVTDIKMALKRASIGGLLGTSELLSVGNTIGGARRVKRFLAAMHEDENIPLLFAQSDLLSEQKHVEDAIRACIDENADVLDTASPELAAIRRELRGGETRIREKLDSMIRSSSVAKMLQDQLVTIRGDRFVIPVKAEYRAHFGGIVHDQSGSGATLFIEPESIVAMNNKLRETRLREEREIEIILHRLTALVGDIAEEMAYDVDILGELDFIFAKARLARDMKATQPRMNDRGYLKLRKGRHPLIPAEQVVPLDVELGNQYSSIIVTGPNTGGKTVTLKTIGLLSLMSMSGLFIPAEEGSQMCVFDAIYADIGDEQSIEQSLSTFSSHMTNIISILRRMTPKSLILLDEVGAGTDPAEGSALAIAILENIHRTECRMVATTHYSELKAYAYERKGVINASMEFDVQTLSPTYRLLVGVPGRSNAFAIAERLGLPNAILEHARGEVKEEDLRVEHMIASLEENRLGAENERERAEAVRREAEEFRKRQQLELEKLESQRDKRLEKAEKDASAILDKARKEAEQIISDLRRLALEEGASVKEHKLIEARRRLDEAEPAPRKKTAARSSVKAPRKIQPGDEVKVQNVNQKGYVVELSGPKEAIVQFGIMKMKVNLEDLEFLASAPDSPPPALRRATTVKRTRDENIRSELDLRGTNLEEAIMETDRFIDEAFLGNLGQISIIHGKGTGVLRTGIQEYLRKHKHVKSYRLGNYNEGGAGVTVAELQ from the coding sequence TTGGACGACAAAATTTTGCATACGCTTGAATATCGCAAGATTTTAAATAAATTGACGCAATATACGCAGACCCCGATGGGGCGGCTAGAGGCGGAAAGTCTGAAGCCATCCGGTGATTTTGAAGGCGTGAAAAAGCTGCTTCAGGCTACGGATGAGGCGGCGAACGTAGACCGGCTGAAGGGCATTCCTTCCTTTGGCGGCGTAACGGACATCAAGATGGCCTTGAAGCGTGCTTCCATCGGAGGGTTGCTGGGGACCAGCGAGCTGCTGTCTGTGGGGAACACGATCGGCGGGGCGCGCAGGGTCAAGCGGTTTTTGGCGGCGATGCATGAAGATGAGAATATCCCGCTTCTGTTCGCGCAGAGCGATCTGCTCTCGGAGCAGAAGCATGTGGAGGATGCCATCCGCGCCTGCATTGACGAGAACGCTGATGTGCTGGATACGGCAAGCCCTGAGCTGGCCGCCATCCGCCGCGAGCTGCGTGGAGGCGAGACGCGTATCCGGGAGAAGCTGGATTCCATGATCCGTTCTTCCTCGGTAGCCAAAATGCTGCAGGACCAGCTGGTAACTATCCGTGGTGACCGCTTCGTCATTCCGGTCAAAGCGGAATACCGCGCCCACTTCGGCGGCATTGTTCATGACCAGTCGGGTTCCGGTGCCACGCTCTTTATCGAGCCCGAATCGATTGTGGCCATGAACAACAAGCTCCGCGAGACCCGGCTGCGCGAGGAGCGGGAGATTGAGATCATCCTGCATCGGTTGACCGCGCTCGTTGGCGATATTGCCGAGGAAATGGCCTATGATGTGGATATCCTGGGCGAGCTGGACTTCATCTTCGCCAAAGCCCGTCTGGCCCGTGACATGAAGGCGACCCAGCCGCGGATGAATGACCGGGGCTACCTCAAGCTGCGCAAGGGCCGGCATCCGCTGATTCCGGCGGAGCAGGTCGTGCCGCTGGACGTGGAGCTTGGCAACCAGTACAGCTCCATCATCGTAACCGGCCCCAATACGGGCGGTAAGACGGTGACGCTGAAGACCATTGGCCTGCTCAGCCTGATGTCGATGTCGGGATTGTTCATCCCGGCGGAAGAAGGCAGCCAGATGTGTGTATTTGATGCTATTTATGCCGATATTGGCGACGAGCAGAGTATTGAGCAGAGCCTCAGTACCTTTTCCAGCCATATGACTAATATTATCTCCATTCTGCGCAGAATGACTCCGAAGAGTCTGATTCTCCTGGATGAGGTAGGTGCAGGTACCGATCCCGCAGAAGGCTCGGCGCTGGCGATTGCGATTCTGGAGAATATTCACCGGACGGAATGCCGGATGGTGGCCACCACCCATTACAGTGAGCTGAAGGCCTATGCTTATGAACGCAAAGGCGTCATCAATGCCAGCATGGAGTTTGATGTACAGACTTTAAGCCCCACCTACCGGCTGCTGGTCGGTGTGCCTGGACGAAGCAATGCATTTGCTATTGCCGAGCGTCTGGGCCTGCCGAATGCGATACTGGAACACGCGCGCGGAGAGGTCAAGGAAGAGGACCTGCGCGTCGAGCATATGATTGCCTCGCTGGAAGAAAACCGCCTGGGTGCGGAGAACGAGCGTGAACGCGCCGAAGCGGTCCGCCGTGAAGCGGAGGAATTCCGCAAGCGGCAGCAGCTGGAGCTGGAGAAGCTGGAGAGCCAGCGTGACAAGCGGCTGGAGAAGGCCGAGAAGGACGCCAGCGCCATCCTTGACAAGGCCCGCAAGGAAGCGGAGCAGATCATCAGCGACCTGCGCCGCCTGGCTCTGGAGGAAGGGGCTTCCGTCAAGGAGCATAAGCTGATTGAAGCCCGCCGCCGTCTGGATGAAGCGGAGCCCGCGCCCCGCAAGAAGACAGCGGCCCGCAGCAGCGTCAAGGCGCCGCGGAAGATTCAGCCCGGCGATGAGGTGAAGGTGCAGAATGTGAACCAGAAAGGCTATGTTGTGGAGCTTAGCGGCCCCAAGGAAGCCATTGTCCAGTTTGGCATTATGAAGATGAAGGTCAATCTGGAGGATCTGGAATTTCTGGCTTCCGCACCGGATTCACCGCCTCCTGCGCTCCGCCGGGCAACTACGGTAAAACGTACCCGTGATGAGAACATCCGCAGTGAGCTGGACCTGCGCGGGACGAATCTGGAGGAAGCCATCATGGAAACAGACCGCTTCATTGACGAGGCTTTTCTGGGCAATTTGGGGCAAATCTCCATCATTCACGGCAAGGGAACCGGAGTACTGCGCACCGGTATTCAGGAATATCTGCGCAAGCATAAGCATGTAAAGAGCTACCGGCTCGGAAATTACAATGAAGGCGGCGCGGGTGTAACCGTGGCTGAACTGCAATAG
- a CDS encoding DUF350 domain-containing protein, which produces MQENIDLLLDHPLGALLGYFTVAILGLVVFLSFFEMVTKYNCWEEIRKGNVAVAMATGGKIFGICNILRFSISAGVSIYETMKWSVVGFLLLILAYFLFEFLTPVFSIDDEIAKDNRAVGLTAMIISVSLSYVIGAAIF; this is translated from the coding sequence ATGCAAGAAAATATTGATCTTTTGCTGGATCATCCGCTGGGAGCGCTGCTCGGCTACTTCACTGTGGCCATTCTTGGCCTGGTGGTATTCCTGTCTTTCTTTGAAATGGTGACCAAATATAACTGCTGGGAAGAAATCCGCAAGGGGAACGTGGCGGTGGCTATGGCAACCGGAGGCAAAATCTTCGGCATCTGCAATATTCTGCGCTTCAGCATTTCAGCAGGCGTCTCGATCTACGAAACGATGAAATGGTCGGTTGTGGGGTTTCTGCTGCTGATTCTGGCGTATTTCCTGTTCGAGTTTCTGACTCCGGTTTTTTCCATTGACGATGAGATCGCCAAAGATAACCGGGCTGTGGGCTTGACTGCCATGATAATTTCCGTGTCCCTTTCCTATGTCATTGGTGCTGCAATTTTCTGA
- a CDS encoding MFS transporter translates to MKDSAHKQEVLLLAVNGLCSLASVLAGTFLNVYLWKNQQNFAMIGWFAVAQQVAVGLSFWLGGKWVKEHNKMNALRLGLAVSGLFYLLVLWLGNRAVHYIWPLGLVLGIAIGLFWLAYNIVYFEITDAGNRDFFNGWMGLLGSFTGILGPWVSGWIISALHGERGYRLVFLLSLSIYGLAVVLSFFLKKRKSEGAYLWMEPWRELHRKSSAWRPAAAALVFQGLREGVFSFLIGLLVYIAAKQESKLGQFALITSAVALVSYWAAGKWFTPKLRSGDACWRHSAGCSHYTASLECQLRHLADYGHRHLSFSSIIYAADDLKRL, encoded by the coding sequence ATGAAGGATTCAGCGCATAAACAGGAGGTACTGCTGCTTGCAGTCAACGGGTTATGTTCACTCGCAAGCGTGCTGGCAGGAACCTTTTTGAACGTTTATTTGTGGAAAAACCAGCAGAATTTTGCCATGATCGGCTGGTTTGCGGTGGCTCAGCAAGTGGCCGTGGGACTCAGCTTCTGGCTGGGCGGCAAATGGGTCAAGGAACATAACAAGATGAACGCCCTGCGGCTGGGCCTGGCCGTTTCGGGCCTTTTTTATTTGCTCGTACTGTGGCTTGGCAACCGGGCGGTTCATTACATTTGGCCGCTTGGTTTGGTGTTGGGCATAGCTATCGGTTTGTTCTGGCTAGCGTACAATATTGTTTATTTTGAGATTACGGATGCCGGAAACCGGGACTTTTTCAATGGCTGGATGGGGCTGCTGGGTTCATTTACCGGCATATTGGGCCCTTGGGTGTCGGGCTGGATCATTTCGGCCCTGCATGGCGAGCGCGGGTATCGTCTGGTCTTCCTGTTGTCCCTCTCCATTTATGGACTTGCTGTGGTCTTAAGCTTTTTCCTTAAGAAACGCAAAAGTGAAGGGGCGTACTTATGGATGGAGCCTTGGAGGGAGCTGCACCGCAAAAGCAGTGCCTGGAGGCCGGCAGCGGCAGCCTTGGTGTTTCAGGGGTTAAGAGAGGGTGTGTTTTCCTTTCTGATCGGTCTTCTTGTGTACATAGCCGCTAAGCAAGAAAGCAAGCTGGGGCAATTTGCCCTGATCACTTCAGCGGTTGCACTGGTCAGCTACTGGGCTGCGGGCAAATGGTTCACTCCGAAACTCCGCTCGGGGGATGCTTGTTGGCGGCATTCTGCTGGTTGCAGTCATTACACCGCTTCTCTGGAATGTCAGCTACGGCACCTTGCTGATTATGGGCATAGGCACCTCTCTTTTTCTTCCATTATATATGCTGCCGATGACCTCAAGCGTCTTTGA
- a CDS encoding response regulator, translated as MRPMTIKVLIVEDDPMVAKFNRHYVEQVQGFEFAGWAASVDEARKLLAGLKVDLILLDIYMPRTSGLQLLSSLREQGSVVDIIVISAASDNASIRKALQLGAVDYLIKPFEFARFQAALSAYREDYMLMKHREHLSQEQLDKLLRHSTGTEEDKSGTLPKGLTEGTLESIWSTIQKLESPVFSTEEITAEAPISRISVRKYLAFLTEAGVLEMEISYGAVGRPVYMYTVTASGHEIIATYI; from the coding sequence ATGAGACCAATGACCATTAAGGTATTGATCGTTGAAGATGATCCGATGGTGGCAAAGTTCAATCGGCACTATGTGGAGCAGGTTCAGGGCTTCGAGTTCGCCGGCTGGGCCGCTTCGGTCGATGAAGCCAGGAAGCTGCTTGCCGGACTGAAGGTTGATCTCATTCTGCTGGATATCTATATGCCGCGTACCAGCGGGCTGCAGCTGCTGTCCTCTCTGCGGGAGCAGGGCAGCGTGGTTGACATTATCGTCATTTCTGCAGCCAGCGACAACGCCAGTATCCGCAAGGCCCTGCAGCTGGGGGCCGTCGATTATTTGATCAAACCGTTCGAGTTCGCCCGCTTTCAGGCGGCATTGTCCGCCTACCGGGAGGATTACATGCTGATGAAGCACAGGGAGCATCTCAGCCAGGAGCAGCTCGACAAACTGCTGCGCCATTCCACAGGAACGGAGGAGGACAAAAGCGGCACGCTGCCCAAGGGGCTTACCGAAGGAACGCTGGAGAGCATATGGAGCACCATCCAGAAGCTGGAGAGTCCGGTATTTTCCACCGAGGAGATCACGGCAGAGGCTCCGATTTCGCGGATCTCCGTACGCAAATACCTGGCTTTTCTCACAGAGGCGGGTGTGCTGGAAATGGAGATCAGCTACGGTGCGGTGGGCAGGCCGGTATATATGTATACCGTGACCGCTTCAGGACATGAAATTATAGCTACATATATTTAA